The genomic region GATGACCACGCTGGTCTCGCGTCTGGAGGCATGGAAACCCGCCGGTGACACCGTCACCGTGGTGTTCGAACGCCCACCGGACCCGCCGATCGAGTCGTCCGTCGTCACCGTGCGCCACGCACCGCGGGCGGCACCCGACTCCGCCGACGACGAGATCGTGCGGCTGCTGCGGGCCGACGCACATCCCGCCGACATCCGGGTCGCCACCTCCGACCGGACCCTGGCCGACCGGGTGCGCGCCGCCGGTGCCGCCGTCTGCCCGGCCGAGCGGCTGCGGGACCTCATCGACCCGCGGACGGGTGTCGACGGCGCCCAATAGGCCCGAACCCCATAAGGTCTGAGGAATGAATCGCCTCGACCGCTTCTTCGAGATCTCCGCGCGGGGATCGTCCGTGGGCGCCGAACTGCGCGGCGGCCTCGTCACGTTCATCGCGATGGCCTACATCATCGTGCTGAACCCGATCATCCTGTCGGGGTCCGCCGACGTGGACGGCAACCGCCTGGAGTTCGCGCAGGTCTCGGCGGTCACCGCGCTGGCGGCCGGCGTGATGACGATCCTGTTCGGGCTCATCGCGCGGCTGCCGTTCGCGTTCGCCGCGGGCCTGGGCATCAACTCGTTCGTGGCGACGACGCTGGTCGGCGACCTCACCTGGGCCGAGGCGATGGGCCTGGTGGTGATCAACGGCCTGATCATCGTGCTGCTGGCGGTGACCGGGCTGCGCCGCCTGGTGTTCGACGCGGTGCCGATGCAGCTCAAGCTCGCGATCACCGCGGGCATCGGCCTGTTCATCCTGTTCATCGGCCTGGTCGACGCCGGCTTCATCGGCTCCACCGGCGCG from Mycolicibacterium phlei harbors:
- a CDS encoding NYN domain-containing protein, with translation MNVIGSRPDGWWRDRHRAMTTLVSRLEAWKPAGDTVTVVFERPPDPPIESSVVTVRHAPRAAPDSADDEIVRLLRADAHPADIRVATSDRTLADRVRAAGAAVCPAERLRDLIDPRTGVDGAQ